Within the Deltaproteobacteria bacterium genome, the region GGCGGTTCATGAACGCGGCCGAGGCCGAGCGCTGCGGGCTGGTGAACAAGGTGGTGCCGGTGGAGGTGCTGCTGGACGAGGCCAAGGCCATGGCCCATACCATCGCGCGCAAGCCGCCCATCGCCATCCGCTTCGCCAAGGAAGCCATTCTCAAGGCCGCCAACACGCCCCTGGACGAAGGACTCGCCTTCGAACGCAAGTCCTTCTACACGCTGTTCGCATCCGAGGACCGTCGCGAAGGCATGAGTGCGTTCCTCGACAAGCGCAAACCCGAGTTCAAGGGAAAATGAGCTACGAGACGATCCTCTACGACAAGCGGGACGGGGTCGCCACCATCACGCTGAACCGCCCCCAGGCGCTCAACGCCTTCACCCCGCAGATGAACCGCGAGCTGCTGGACGCGCTCAAGGACGGCAACCGCGACAAGGCGGTGCGCTGCTTCCTCCTCACAGGCGCCGGCGAGCGCGCCTTCTGCGCCGGCCAGGACCTGAAGGAGCGTTCGCCGGACAGGAAGGGCTCCTTGGGCGAGTCGCTGAGGGAGCGCTACAATCCCATCATCCTGGCCATCCGCAGGACCGAGAAGATCGTGCTCTGCGCCGTCAACGGCGTGGCCGCGGGGGCGGGCTGCAACCTCACGCTGGCGTGCGACCTGCGCATCGCCTCGGACAACGCACGCTTCATCGAGGCGTTCGTGCGCGTGGGTCTGGGCCCCGACTGCGGCGGCAGCTACTTCATGCCGCGGCTCATCGGCCTCGGCAAGGCCACCGAGCTGTTCCTTCTGGGAGAGCCGCTGGAGGCCCAGGACGCGCTGCGCTACGGGCTCGTGGCCAAGGTGGTGCCGGTGGCGGAGCTGGCGGCGGAGGCCCGCGCCATGGCCGAGCGCCTGGCCCGCGCGCCGCGCAGCGCCGGCCTGATCAAGCGCACCCTCAACCGCTCCATGTACGCCGAGTTGGAGGCGCAGCTCGAGTACGAGGCCTGCACCCAGGAGATCGCCGGGCGTACCGCCGACTACGACGAGGGCGTACGGGCCTTCATGGAGAAACGGGCGCCGGTGTTCAAGGGCGAGTAAGGCCCAGGACGATCAGGGCGGATTTCGAACATGGCGAACGAGAACAAGATCGGGGTCATCGGCGCCGGCACCATGGGCGCGGGCATCGCCCAGGTGGCGGTCCAGGGCGGGTTCGAGTGCGTGGTGTACGACGTCGCCCAGGACTTCCTCGACCGCGGCCTCGGGCGCATCCGGGGCTTCATCGGGCGCAGCCGCGAGAAGGGCAACATCGACGCGCAGGAGGAAGCGCGCATCCTCGGACGCCTCCAGGGCTCGCTCGCGCTGGAGGATCTGTCCGACGCCGTCCTGGTCATCGAGGCCGCCACCGAGAACCTCCCGGTCAAGCGCGAGCTGTTCCAGAAGCTCGACGCCGCGTGCGCGCCCGAGACCCTGATGGCCACCAACACGTCGTCGCTGTCGGTGACCGCCATCGGCGGCGCGGTGAAGGACGCCACGCGAGTGCTGGGCATGCACTTCTTCAACCCGGCACCCCTCATGGCGCTGGTGGAAGTGGTGCAGGGGGAGCTCACCAGCGACGCCGCCGTGGCCAAGGCCATGGACATCACCCGCCGCTTCGGCAAGACCCCGGTACGCGCCCAGGACACCCCCGGGTTCATCGTGAACCGCATCGCGCGCCCCTTCTACAACGAGGCGCTGCGCATCCTGAGCGACGGCGGCACCGACGTGGCGACGGTGGACCGGATCATGCGGGAATCCGGCGGCTTCCGCATGGGACCGTTCGAGTTGCAGGACCTCATCGGCATCGACATCAACTTCACCGCCACCGAGACTCTTTACCACGCGTTTTTCGAGGACCCGCGCTTCCGCCCCAGCCCGCTGCAGCAAAAGCTGTATCTGGCGGGTCACCTGGGGCGCAAGACCGGCAAAGGCTTTTACAACTATGAGTAGCGTCGCGATCCTGGGCGGCAACCGGTTGGCGGAGGACCTGCACGGGCTCGCGCGGGACAACGGCCTGAACGCGGCGCGGTGCGCGCGCCCGGACGAGGTCGACCCGGCGACCGAGGTCGTCGTCGACACCCTCGCCCACGGGAGCGAAGAGAAGCGGCGGCTGGTGGAAGAGATCGACGCCGCCGCGCCGGGCGCCGCGCTCGTGCTCAGCTCCTGCCTCCGTTGGTCGACCACGACGCTAGCCTCCTGGAGCCGCCGGCCGGAACGGATCGTCGGATTCGCCACCTTCCACCCGCTGGCGCGCCGCAACGTCATCGAGCTGGCGCGCGGGCTCGACACCGGCGACGACGCCATGGCGGCGGCCGGCACCCTGGTGGAAGGCCTGGGCAAGGAGAGCGCCGTCGTCAAGGACGCGCCCGGCCTCGTGTTCCCGCGCATCCTGAGCCTGATCATCAACGAGGCCGCGCGCAGCCTGGACGAGGGGGTCGCCAGCGCCGAGGAGATCGACATCGCCCTCCGGCTGGGCACCAACTATCCCCAGGGGCCGCTGCGCTGGGCCGACGAGATCGGCCTCGACGAAGTGCTGGCGGTCCTCGAAGGGCTCCTGGAAGAGACCGGCGACGACCGCTACCGTCCGGCGCCGCTGTTGCGGAAGATGGTGGCGTCCGGCCGCCTCGGCGAATGCGCGGGCCGGGGGTTCTACCGCCACGGAGAGACCGGAGTTTGACATTGCAAGGCGGAGGATCCAGCCTCCGCCCCGGGAAGGGACACCATGCCAGAAGCCGTCATCATCGACGCCGCGCGCACCCCCATGGGGCGCTACGGCGGCATCCTCAAGGACGTCCGGCCGGATGATCTCGCGGCGCACGTCATCGACAAGCTCATCGCCCGCAACGGCATCGACCGGACGACCATCGAGGACGTGATCCTCGGGTGCACGAACCAGGCCGGCGAGGACTGCCGCAACGTGGCGCGCAACGCCTCGCTCCTGGCGGGCATTCCCGACTCGGTTCCCGGCGCCACCGTGAACCGCCTGTGCGGCTCGGGGCTGGAGGCGGTCAACCAGGCCGCGCGCGCGGTGGGGGCCGAGGAAGGCGACCTGTTCGTGGCCGGCGGCGTGGAGATGATGACCCGCGCGCCGCTGGTGATGCCCAAGGGCGCGGTCCCGTTCGCGCGCGGCGAGGTCACGGTCTACGACAGCGTGCTCGGATGGCGCTTTCCGAACCCGCGCATGGGGGAGATGTACCCGCTCATCAGCCTGGGCGAGACCGCCGAGAACGTGGCCGAGAAATACGCGGTGGGCCGCGAGCAGCAGGACGCGTTCGGGCTCAAGAGCCATCGCAACGCGGTAGCGGCCCAGGAGGGCGGGAGGCTCGCCGACGAGTTGATTCCGGTGCCGGTACCGCAACGGCGCGGCGACCCCGTGGTGCACGGCCGCGACGAGGGGCCGCGACCGGACACCAGCCTGGAGCAGCTCGCCGCCCTGCGCCCGGCCTTCGCCAGGAACGGCACCGTGACCGCGGGGAACTCGTCGCCGCTGTCCGACGGCGCCGCGGCGCTGCTGGTAACGTCGCGCGAGCGGGCGGAGGCGCTCAAGCTCAGGCCGGTGGTGCGCATCGTGGCGTCGGCGGTGGCGGGAGTGGACCCGGCCTTCATGGGCATCGGGCCGATTCCGGCCAGCCGCAAGGCGCTCAAGCGCGCGGGCCTGACCGCGGACCAGTTGGACCTGGTGGAGTTGAACGAGGCCTTCGCGTCGCAGTCCCTGGCGTGCATCCAGGAGCTCGGCCTCGACCCGGACAAGGTCAACGTCAACGGCGGCGCCATCGCCCTCGGCCACCCGCTGGGCTGCAGCGGCGCGCGCATCATGACCACGTTGATCCACGAGATGAAACGGCGCGGCAGCCGCTACGGCATGGCCACCATGTGCATCGGCGTGGGCCAGGGCATCGCCACCATCGTGGAGCGCGCGGACGCTTGACCGGCGGACGAAAATACCCCATAGAAATTAAGGGGAAAGCGACTCGATCGTCGTATTGGGAATAATCGATTCAAGGTCGGGCCGCCGGGACGACGGAGGGGGTCTTCCCGCGGCAAGGCCGGGATGCTGCGTCGCATGAGAAACAAGGCATCCAGACTGCTGGTCTTCCTGTCCCTCGCGGCGGTGCTGGGAGTAGCCGCGGTGGTGGGGCTGGAAGCCTTCCTGGAAAACCGCAAGGAATCCATACGCCGGGAGATCGAGACCGCCGTCGGCCGTGCCGTGGCGTTCGACTCCGTCCGGCTGAGGTTGTTCCGACGCCTGGGAAGCCTGGGCATCACGGTAACGGACCTGCGCGTGGCCGACGATCCACGATTCGCGGCGACACCGCTGATCCGCGCGCAGGAGCTCACCTTCTCCCTGGGCTGGTTTTCGCTGCTGACCGGCGCGCCGACGATTTCCGACGTCGTCCTCGAACAGCCCGAGCTCCAAGTCATCCGCAACGAGTACGGCGATATCAACATTTTCGTGCCCGCGCAGCCGCTCAAGGCCGGGTTCGAGTCGGCCCATGCGAACGGTGCGGCGGTTCATGCCCGTGGCGCCAAGCTCTACCTGGTGGACCGTTCTTCGGAAAAGCCCGAGGAACTGCGCCTGCGGGACCTGACGGCGAACCTCCAATGGCAGCGAGGACAGCGCCTCCGCGTCGAGGTATCGGGCGCGCTGTCAGAGGAAGGCGCGCGCACGTTCTCCGTGGCCGGTACCGTGGGCACGGCGGCGCCCTTGTCGGAGTGGCGCCGGAACGAGGTGGACCTGGAGATTCGCGCCGCGTCGCTGCCACAAACCCTGTTGGCGCGCGCCTGGACGTTTCTGGAGCCACACTTCCCGGCCTACCTCCGTCCTTCCGGTCCGCTGACCGTCAACGCGCGCGTGACGGGACGGATCGACCGTCCGCGCGTAACCGGCATGGAGATCACGGGAGCCTTGTTCGGAGCCCCGGCGGACAACGCCCGCCTGACCGGCGCCGTGGATTTCTCGCAAGGGCCGGCGTGGAGCCGCGCTCTGGCCAAGTGCGAGCTTCACTTGGAACCGGTCCACCTCGACCAACTCAGACAATTGCCCTGGGTGGAGCGCATCGTGCCGGCGGGGTTGCGCGTCCACGAGCCACTTCGCATCGTCAACACGCTGGAGGGGCCGCTGGACGATTTGAGGGTCCAGGCCGCTTTGATCGCCGATGACCATACCATCCAATACGGCGACTGGTTCCTCAAGGCGCCGGGGGTTGCGGCCCGCCTGGCCATGAACCTGCGGGTCCGGCCGGACCGCATCGTGATCGACGAGTCCGAGGCCCGGCTCCATAACGCCAACGTCCCGTTCTCCGGCGCCATCGTCCAACAACCGGAACACCTGGTTGAACTCCGTGTCCAGACCGAGGACGTGCCGCTGGCGGGATGGCAAGAAGTCGTCCCGGCGGCCAAGGACTACCAGCTCGACGGATCCGTAAGCGCCCGGTTGGCGCTGGCGCAGAAGTCGGGGCCGCGCACCGAGCCACCCGCTCTCCGGGGCAACCTGCGTCTGACCAACGTCCACATCATCGGTCCGCCGGGCAAGAAGAGGCCCGTACAGGGTCTCCAGGGAGAGCTTGTGTTCCGCGGCGGAGACATCGAGATACGCGACCTTCGGTTGCGCTCGGGGCTGTCGGACCTGCGGCTGCGCGGCTTGCTGGTCAACCTGAGCCGGCCCACGCTGCACTACAGTCTCCACTCCGACCTCCTGAATCTCGGCGACGTGACCGGCGACGCCGCGCATCGGGCACACTCCTTCAGCAACGTCGTTCACGAGGGCTCCGCCGAACTGCGCGAAGGCATCGCCTCCGTGCGCGGCTACCTGGCCTCCGCCAGCGGCCAGGTCGGCGGCACCGCCTATCAGAACCTGCAGAGCCTCGTGCACTGGACCCGCGGCGGCCTGACGGTGCGACGGCTTGCCATCGAGACCCTGGGAGGCGCGATCCACGGCCACGGCACCGTTACGCGCCGGAACGGCGGGGCCTTCGACATCGACCTGCACCCCTCCGCGGAGGGCCTGGACGCCAACGGACTCCTCGCGCTCTTCCCCCACTATCCCGCGGATTCGATCAACGGAAACGTGAGTCTCGAAGGCCGTTTCCAAAGCAGAGCCACGGACTGGCAGTCTTTCGTCGGGAACCTGAACGGACAGGGCCGAATGACCCTGAACAAGGGCGTGCTCGCCGACTTCAACCCGGTCCGGGGGGTTCTCGCGACGCTCGATGCCGTGGAAGGGATCGAGCGCATCGACGCGGCCGGCCCCGCGTTTCTCTCCCTGGTACGCGACGACCGGACTTCCTTCGAAAACGTCACGGGCCACTTCACCATCCGCGGGGGCAAGGCGCGCAGTGACGACGTGCGCCTGGTCTCGGACCACTACAGCATCGTGGGGCAAGGCTCGCTGGAGTCGGACGGCCAAGTGGAACTTCAAGGCGCCCTCGTGCTGTCACCAGCGTTCTCCCGCGACCTGAGCGGCCGCTACCGCAACGTGCGCTATCTCTTCGACGCCGAGGGAATCAGTCTGCCCTTCCGGCTCGCGGGCCGCATCCCCGACGTCACCATCCAGCCGGACGTGCCGCAACTCGTGCGCTACATGTTCAACAAGCTCGCGGAGGAGCGGCCGCCGCAGGCCGAAGACAACGACGGCAACCTGTGGAAGCGCCTCGGGCGGGGCTTCCTGGAACTGCTCCGTTGACGCCGGCGCGCACCCTCCGTCACGCGACGCTCACCCTTTCATCACACCCGGCAGACATGGACGTCCACGAACTCTACCTCCGGGTGCGCCGGCAAGACATCGCCTACATCAAGTTCATCGTGGAGTCCTACGAACTGCTCGGCATCATCCGTACGGTGGATCCGCGTGAGGCAGTCATCGTGCTGCTGGTGCTGGAGGACTCGCTCGCGCTGGCACGCGACGTGATCGAGGCCCTGTCCGGAGAAGTCCCGCTGGAGGAGATTCCCCGACCCGCCGGCTTGGGGGACGACTGGCTCCTGGGTGCGGTTACAACGGCCGAACCGGACGGCGGCGAAGGATCCTGAGGGCATGAGCGGCTCCACCGACCTCAAACCCCGCGTGCTCTCGCTGATGCGGACCAAGCCGGGCCATCGCTTCAGCCTGCGGGAGATCCGCAAGGGCTTCGGCAAGGCGTCACGGGACGCGGTGGAGGACGCCCTCAAGGAACTGATCCACGAACGCACGGTCATCCGTCTCCACAAGAACCACTACACCCTGGCCAAGGCCGCGAGCCTCGTCTCCGGCGTGGTGCAGGGCCATCCCGACGGCTTCGGCTTCGTCGTGCCCGAGCAGAAGGGCATGGAGGACATCTATCTCAGCCGCAGGGAGATGCGCCGGGTGATGCACGGCGACCGGGTACTGGTGCGCCCGGAGAAGAAGCGCCACGGCGACAGCCAGGGACACGTCGTCGAGGTCCTGGAGCGGGGCCAGCGGCGCCTCGTAGGCGTGGTGCAGACCGACGGCGACCGCACCCTGGTGGTGCCCATGGACCCGCGCGTGGCCCCCGCCATCCCGCTGAAAGCGCCCGGACCGCTTCAGCCCGGCCAGGTGGCGGCGGTGGAGATGACCCGCTACGGCAGCGGCTACACGCCCGCCGAAGCGCGCCTGGAACGGGTGCTGGGCGCACCGGACGACCCCGAGGTCCAGGCCCAGGCGTTGATCTTCCGCTACGGCTGGCCCGAGGAATTCTCGGACACGGCCCTCCAGGAGGCCGAGCGCCACGCCGCCGCCGGGGTGCCGGCGAGCCTCGACGGACGCCGCGACCTGCGCGGGCTGACCACCTTCACCGTGGACGGCGAGACGGCGCGCGACTTCGACGACGCCGTCGGGCTGGAGCGAAGGGCCGCCGGCGGCTACGCGCTCTACGTCTCCATCGCCGACGTCGCCCATTGCGTGGCGCACGACTCCGCCCTGGATGTCGACGCCTACGAACGCGGCACCAGCGTGTACTTCCCGGACCGGGCCCTGCCCATGCTGCCGCCGGCGTTGTCCACCGGCATCTGCAGCCTCAAGCCGGGCGTGGACCGGCTCACGCGCACGGCGCTCCTGGAGATCGACCGGAGGGGCGAGGTCGAACGGGTGGAGATCTTCCGTTCGGTGATCCGCAGCACGGCCCGGCTCACCTACACCGAGGTGGGGCGCATGCTCGTGGACCGGGACGCCACGGTCATCGCGAAGTACCCGGAGCTGATCGACGCCCTCCGCGCCATGGAAGAACTGACGCACCTCCTCATGGACCGCCGGCGCGCCCGCGGCAGCCTCGACTTCGAGTTGCCGGACACGGAGATCGTGCTGGGCGACGACAACGTGCCCGTCGACATCCGGCGCGCCCGACGCACCATCGCCCACCGCATGATCGAGGAGTTCATGATCGCGGCCAACGAAGCGGTGGCCGGCTACCTGCGGAAACGGAAGTTCCCGTGCGTGTACCGGGTGCACGAAGGACCCGACGAGGACACCCTGGACGCCATCGGCCCGTTCCTTTCCACCCTCGGATACCGGCTCCACCGGAAGGAAGAGAGAGTCTCGTCCAGTGAGCTCCAACGGGTCCTGGAAGCGTGCCGCGGCAAGCCCGAGGAACGGGTGCTGAACCGCATGCTGCTGCGCTCCATGAAGCAGGCCTGTTACGACCGGGAGAACGTCGGCCACTTCGGGCTGGCGTCCGACGCCTACCTGCATTTCACCTCCCCCATCCGCCGCTACCCCGATCTCATGGTCCACCGGCTCCTGGACCGCGCCACCGCCGGCCCGAAGCTCGATGCCGGTGCGCGGGAAGACCTCGACGCCTACCTGCGCGAGGCCGCCGACCACGCCTCCCGGCGTGAGCGCCTGGCCGTGGACGCCGAGCGCGACATGGTGGACCTCAAGAAGGCGCAGTTCATGACCGACAAGATCGGCCAGGAACACACCGGCGTCATCACCGACCTGACCAACTTCGGCTTCTTCGTGGAACTCGACCGCTGGTTCGTGGAAGGACTGGTGAGCCTCAAGACCCTGGAGGACGACTTCTACCGCTATTACGACACCGCCCACCTCATCAAGGGCCAGAACCACGGCCAGAGCTTCCGCATGGGCGACCCGGTCACCGTGAAGGTGGTGCGGGTGAAGCTCTTCCAGGGGGAGATCGACTTCGAGCTGGCGCGGCCGTGACTTCTAGTGTGGTGTCTGGTTAATTCGCATAATAATCTGCGGAGGATTTTTCGTTGTCGGCAAGGCGCGATGACGAGCAGTGGCGGGCACCACGCGAGGAAGAGCAACGCAGCCGACGGCGAAAAAGACCCGCAGATTATTATGCGAATTAACCAGACACCACACTAGTCTCAACGCACCACGGACACCAGGATGATCCCCGTTACCACCAGCACCGTCCCGAGCACGGTGCGGCGGGTTACCCGTTCCATGTCCCGGAGGAAGATGACGGTGCCCAGGACGATCCACATGGGCAGTGTGGCGGTGATGGGCGCGATGACGACGACCTCGCCGGCGCTGAGGGCGTAGAGGATGCCGCCGGCGGAGACGCCTTCGAAGAGGCCCGCCGCGACGAAGGGCCAGAACGCCCGCCGGTCCCATACGTAGCGTTGCGCGAGGCCCGGTACGACCTGGGTGATTCCCAGCAAGGCCAGGCCCACCGTGCCGGTGACGGCGGTGAAGAAGACCGGCTCCGGGGTCAGGATCAGCGCGGCCCGCCGCAGGGGGAAGGCGATGCCCGCCATGACCGCGGCGGCCAGCGGCACAAGGACATACCAGCCCGGGTTATCCGCCTTGTCTTCGGTCGCCCTGGCGCTCTCCCGGGAAATGGCCGCGATGCCGGCGACTACGGTCACGTTGCCGAGGAACACGGGCAGCGTCAGTTCTTCCCCCAATAGTGAAATCGCGATAATGCCGGCCCAGAAAGGGTGGGTGGCCCGAAGCGAGCCGCTCCGGGCGGCGCCGATGGTCTGCATGCCTCGATAGGTCAACTGGCGCACGAAGGGTTGCAGGCTGCCGGCCGCGACCATCAACGCCACGGCGTTCCAGCCGAAGTCCGGTATCCCTCGAATCGCCACCGCCACGCTGAAGATGCCGGCCTGGAACACCATGGAGAAGGTCGTCACGGTGGCCGGGGTGGAGTAGCGCAGGCCCCGGCGCGCGACGATGAAGCTCACGGCATACATGGCGGCGGAAACGACGGCGACAATCTCGGGTACCATGGCGAGGTGTTTCCCGCGGCGGAATCAGCGGGCCGCGATGATCGTGACGGTGCCGGCGACCACGGCGACGGTGCCGGTGACCGACCTGACGTTGAGCCGTTCCACGCCGCGCAGGAACAGCAGGGCCAACACCTGGGTCCACAACGGCGAGGTGGCCACCAGCGGGGCCACCGCCACCACCTGGCCCATGCTGACGGCGATGAGCGAAAACAGCGAGGCCACCGTCTCGAACGTGCCGGCGACGACGAAGGGCCACAGCGCGCGCCGGTTCCACAGGAAGCGCCCGTGAATGCCGCCGGCGCACAGGGATATGGCCAGGCAAACCGCCGCCACGGTGGCAAGCACCGCGGCGAAGAACAGCGGCTGGTTCGAGATGTCGAGGGCATAGCGGCGCACGGGGAAAGCGATGCCGGCCAGGAACGCCGCGCTCAAGGGAAAGACGATGTACCACCAGTGTTGGCGCGGAACCGCGGTTCCGGCCGCCGGCCGCGGGCCTTCCGTGCCCTGCCCCTGATCCGCGGCGCGGTCGGGACTCCAGGAGATCAGCACGGTGCCCGCCACCACCAGCACGGTCCCGCTCATGAGACCCGGCGTCAGGCTTTCGCCCAGGAGCGCCACGGACCAGCCCGCGCTCCAGAGCGGATAGGTGGTGCGCAACGGTTGGCTGCGCGACGCGCCGATGCGGGCGACGCCGGTGAAGCTCAGATAGCTCGTCAGCGCCTGCATCACGCCCAGCAACACGAACAACAGGAAGGCGAGGCCGGCCACCGCGGGCACGCCACCGGTGACGGCGACCGCGCACCACAACAGCGTCATGCGCACGACCATGGCAACGCAGGTGGCGGTGAGCGGCGTGGAGTATTGCAGCCCCAACCGCGAGGAGACCGAGACCGACGCGTACGCGAAGGCTGCCATCAGGGCTATGGCTTCGGCGGGAACCGGCATGACAAGCTAGTGTCGTGTCCTGCGTCAGCACCCGCGGCGGTCGCCGGGACAGTCTCCGGCAGGGGCGACCGGCAGGCAGGCCCGGCAGGTTCCGGCCAGTGCGGCGTGTCCACGGATCTTCATGCCGTGCAGGGGGCTCAGGAGCCGGCGGCCGCCGCCTCGGAGCTTGCCGCGCCCGGTGCGAGCCAGCGCGACGCCAGCTCGGAGGCGCCGCCCGCTTCGGGCGCGGTCAGGCGCACGAGTCTCTCCACCTGCGGCAGGTCGACGGTCAGACGCGAGTCGAGCGACACGAGGTACTCGTCGTAGACCACGGCCGCGAGAACCGGCGCATAGCCGAACACCCGGCTGAGCATGGTCAGGGTCTCGCTGCGATGCTCCTGGAGGTAGCCGATCGCCTCCCGGTGCGCGGCCAGGAACGCCGCCATGATGCCGCCCTTCTCGCTCAGCCGCGCCGCCATCGTTTCGACGGTGATGGGCATGGGATCGTCCGCCACCACCGGCCAGCCGGCGAGCGGCAGGAAGCCCCGTTCCCGGGCGACGAAGTCGAAAGGCCGCGGCAACAGCGCCGCGCCCGCGGACCCCTCGGTGAGCCGGTCCAGCGCGTGCTGATCGGTATCCACCGTGTCCAGACCGAGGTCGGCCCCCAGTTCCAGCCCGCCGAGGCTTCGAAACGTCTCCGCCAGCGGCGCCGTCTCGGCGATGACGCGGCGGCATGCCAGCGCCTTGCCCCCGAGGTGCGCGAGCTCGCGTGTCCCGGCCGGGACCATCAGCACGTAGGGGCTGCTGTTCATGCACGACCCCACGAGCCGCGTGGCGCCGGTGCGCAGGAAGTGCTGGAGCGACGCCCGGCCGATGACGAGGGACAGGTCGGCGTCGCCGTCCGCCAGCGCCTGATTGCGCTCGTCCGTACCCTGCACGTGGTCCCAGGACAGCTCCAGCCCGTGGCGCCGGTAGATGCCCTGCTCGATCCCCAGATACCCGGTGGGATCGCGCGCCACACTCTCGCTCCCCTCGCCGAGAACCCCGTAAAGCACCCTTAGCCGTGTCACTTGCATTCCGTCTCCCCGCCCCTCGCCCGGACAACCGCTTTCCAGGCTGTTTCAAGACACCCCCCGAACCGTCATTCTCGCGGAAGCGGGAATGACGGTTCGGGGTGGCCGTGCCCCTTCCTGCCCCCGCATGCCGGCCCCGCCCGGCAAAGCTTGACACCACCATAGCGAAGGTGTACCGCCTTGCATAGACGGACGTTTCACGCCGTCCTCGTCGCTTTCACACACGGGTGCCGCGCCCGGCAACGACCGTCCGCCCGGCGCGCGAACGGACCCATTTCCGAAGGAGGCACAGCCATGAGCATCGCACTGTCCCACGGCGGAACGACGATGTATGCGTCCCCCTCCCGCTCCGACGAACTGTGGGTGGGGACGCGCAAGGGCATCGCGGTCCTGGAACGCGACTCCGGCGGCTGGCGTGTCGCCCGCCACATGCTGGAGGACAAGCACATCAGCGCCATCCACCAGGAGCCGGAGAGCGGCATGTTCTTCGTCGGGGCGTTTCACGCCGGGTTGCACGTGAGCGGCGACCACGGCGCCACTTGGGAGGCGCGCGAGAACGGGTTGAGCGAGCTGGACGTGTACAGCATCAATTCCTCCCGCAGCAACGGCCGCACGCGGCTCTATGCCGGCACCGAGCCCGCGCACCTGTTCTGCAGCGACGACTTGGGCGAGCACTGGAACGAGTTGCCCGCGCTGCGGTCGGTGCCCAGCGTGCCCAACTGGAAGTTCTCGGTGCCGCCGCACATCGCCCACGCCAAGCACATCAACTTCGATCCGCACGACCCCGACACCGTGTACGTCAGCGTGGAGGTGGGAGGCCTCCTCAGGAGCCGGGACCGTGGCGAGACCTTCGAGGAGCTTCTCGGGATCTACGAAGACGCCCACAGGCTGGTGATCCACCCGCAGGACTCCGATCATTTGTACGAGGTGACCGGACGCGGTTTGTACGTCTCGGCGGACGGTGGGAAGAACTTCGAGGAGCGGCTCGTGCGGCCGTGTGAGAACGGTGATTATCCGGACGGATGCGTGCTCAATCCGCTGAATCCCGACATGATGTTCCTGAGCGCGGCGCAGTACAATCCAGGCCAGTGGCAACGGACCCGCTCCGCCGGCGCGCGCATTTCGCGCAGCATGGACGGCGGGCGCACCTGGGAGATCCTGCGCAACGGGCT harbors:
- a CDS encoding enoyl-CoA hydratase-related protein, whose protein sequence is MSYETILYDKRDGVATITLNRPQALNAFTPQMNRELLDALKDGNRDKAVRCFLLTGAGERAFCAGQDLKERSPDRKGSLGESLRERYNPIILAIRRTEKIVLCAVNGVAAGAGCNLTLACDLRIASDNARFIEAFVRVGLGPDCGGSYFMPRLIGLGKATELFLLGEPLEAQDALRYGLVAKVVPVAELAAEARAMAERLARAPRSAGLIKRTLNRSMYAELEAQLEYEACTQEIAGRTADYDEGVRAFMEKRAPVFKGE
- a CDS encoding 3-hydroxyacyl-CoA dehydrogenase NAD-binding domain-containing protein gives rise to the protein MANENKIGVIGAGTMGAGIAQVAVQGGFECVVYDVAQDFLDRGLGRIRGFIGRSREKGNIDAQEEARILGRLQGSLALEDLSDAVLVIEAATENLPVKRELFQKLDAACAPETLMATNTSSLSVTAIGGAVKDATRVLGMHFFNPAPLMALVEVVQGELTSDAAVAKAMDITRRFGKTPVRAQDTPGFIVNRIARPFYNEALRILSDGGTDVATVDRIMRESGGFRMGPFELQDLIGIDINFTATETLYHAFFEDPRFRPSPLQQKLYLAGHLGRKTGKGFYNYE
- a CDS encoding 3-hydroxyacyl-CoA dehydrogenase family protein — encoded protein: MSSVAILGGNRLAEDLHGLARDNGLNAARCARPDEVDPATEVVVDTLAHGSEEKRRLVEEIDAAAPGAALVLSSCLRWSTTTLASWSRRPERIVGFATFHPLARRNVIELARGLDTGDDAMAAAGTLVEGLGKESAVVKDAPGLVFPRILSLIINEAARSLDEGVASAEEIDIALRLGTNYPQGPLRWADEIGLDEVLAVLEGLLEETGDDRYRPAPLLRKMVASGRLGECAGRGFYRHGETGV
- a CDS encoding thiolase family protein codes for the protein MPEAVIIDAARTPMGRYGGILKDVRPDDLAAHVIDKLIARNGIDRTTIEDVILGCTNQAGEDCRNVARNASLLAGIPDSVPGATVNRLCGSGLEAVNQAARAVGAEEGDLFVAGGVEMMTRAPLVMPKGAVPFARGEVTVYDSVLGWRFPNPRMGEMYPLISLGETAENVAEKYAVGREQQDAFGLKSHRNAVAAQEGGRLADELIPVPVPQRRGDPVVHGRDEGPRPDTSLEQLAALRPAFARNGTVTAGNSSPLSDGAAALLVTSRERAEALKLRPVVRIVASAVAGVDPAFMGIGPIPASRKALKRAGLTADQLDLVELNEAFASQSLACIQELGLDPDKVNVNGGAIALGHPLGCSGARIMTTLIHEMKRRGSRYGMATMCIGVGQGIATIVERADA
- a CDS encoding DUF4911 domain-containing protein, which codes for MDVHELYLRVRRQDIAYIKFIVESYELLGIIRTVDPREAVIVLLVLEDSLALARDVIEALSGEVPLEEIPRPAGLGDDWLLGAVTTAEPDGGEGS
- the rnr gene encoding ribonuclease R; translated protein: MSGSTDLKPRVLSLMRTKPGHRFSLREIRKGFGKASRDAVEDALKELIHERTVIRLHKNHYTLAKAASLVSGVVQGHPDGFGFVVPEQKGMEDIYLSRREMRRVMHGDRVLVRPEKKRHGDSQGHVVEVLERGQRRLVGVVQTDGDRTLVVPMDPRVAPAIPLKAPGPLQPGQVAAVEMTRYGSGYTPAEARLERVLGAPDDPEVQAQALIFRYGWPEEFSDTALQEAERHAAAGVPASLDGRRDLRGLTTFTVDGETARDFDDAVGLERRAAGGYALYVSIADVAHCVAHDSALDVDAYERGTSVYFPDRALPMLPPALSTGICSLKPGVDRLTRTALLEIDRRGEVERVEIFRSVIRSTARLTYTEVGRMLVDRDATVIAKYPELIDALRAMEELTHLLMDRRRARGSLDFELPDTEIVLGDDNVPVDIRRARRTIAHRMIEEFMIAANEAVAGYLRKRKFPCVYRVHEGPDEDTLDAIGPFLSTLGYRLHRKEERVSSSELQRVLEACRGKPEERVLNRMLLRSMKQACYDRENVGHFGLASDAYLHFTSPIRRYPDLMVHRLLDRATAGPKLDAGAREDLDAYLREAADHASRRERLAVDAERDMVDLKKAQFMTDKIGQEHTGVITDLTNFGFFVELDRWFVEGLVSLKTLEDDFYRYYDTAHLIKGQNHGQSFRMGDPVTVKVVRVKLFQGEIDFELARP
- a CDS encoding DMT family transporter, producing the protein MVPEIVAVVSAAMYAVSFIVARRGLRYSTPATVTTFSMVFQAGIFSVAVAIRGIPDFGWNAVALMVAAGSLQPFVRQLTYRGMQTIGAARSGSLRATHPFWAGIIAISLLGEELTLPVFLGNVTVVAGIAAISRESARATEDKADNPGWYVLVPLAAAVMAGIAFPLRRAALILTPEPVFFTAVTGTVGLALLGITQVVPGLAQRYVWDRRAFWPFVAAGLFEGVSAGGILYALSAGEVVVIAPITATLPMWIVLGTVIFLRDMERVTRRTVLGTVLVVTGIILVSVVR